DNA sequence from the Streptomyces sp. HUAS 15-9 genome:
TGGCCGGATCGCTGGGCAGATCCCAGGAGACGACCCGGTCCCGGGCCAGGGCATGGGTCCGGGCGAGGAGCAGTGCCGCGTCGTCGGACGGCGGGCCGATCAGCAGATCGTCGATCACCTTGCGGCCCGTCTCCTCCAATGCCGGACGGGGTGCCGCGAGGACATCGGTCAGCCGGCAGAGTGCGACGTCGATGTCCCGGTCGAAGGACGCGATGAGGCCGTCGGTGTAGAGCGCGATGAGGGTGCCCTCGGCCAGCTCCAGTTCGACGGACTGAAAGGGCAGGTACCCGAGGCCGAGTGGCGGTCCGGCGGGCAGGTCCGGGATCTCGGCGCCGCCGTCGGGACCGACGACCACGGGCGGGAGGTGACCTGCCCGGGCCAGCGTGCACCGCCTGCTGACCGGGTCGTAGACGGCGTACAGGCAGGTGGCTCCCATGAAGGCCGTGCCCGCGGCCGCGCCCTCGGCCGCCGTCGAGGCATCACTGTCGTGCGCCCCCATGAGGCCGATGACCAGGTCGTCCAGATGAGCCAGCAGTTCGTCCGGGGACAGGTCGAGGTTGGCGAGCGTGCGTACGGCGGTGCGCAGGCGTCCCATGGTCGCCGCCGCGTTGATGCCGTGCCCGGCCACGTCCCCGACGACCAGGGCGACCCGTGCGCCGGAGAGCGGAATCACGTCGAACCAGTCGCCGCCCACACCGCTGGGGGCATCCGCCGGGAGATACCACGACGCCACCTCAAGAGCGGATCCTCCGGTCAGGTCCTGGGGCAGCAGGTAGCGCTGCATGGAACGGGCCGCGGTGCGCTCGCGGGTGAATCGGCGCGCGTTGTCGATGCACACCGCGGCGCGGGAGACGAGTTCCTCGGCGAGACGTACGTCGTCCTCCTCGAAGGGGCCCAGTCGCCGGGAACGGGCGAACGTCGCCACGCCCAGGGTGACGCCGCGTGCCCGCACCGGAACCACCATCACCGATCGGAAGTCGTAACCGAGGAGGGAGGCGCCCAGTGACTCGTCCTCGGTCACCCAGGGGCTGGCCGTGTGGTCCAGGATGCGTTCCACCAGGGTCCTGCTCTCCAGCAGACAGCGGGTCACGGGAGACAAGGGCGCGCGCCGGACCGATTCCCCCACGGCCAGAGTCGCCTCGGGACAGCCCTCACGCACCGACTGCTGCCCCGCGCGCCGGATGACGGGCGCCATACCGACCGGCCCGGGGGCCGGCTCCTCACCCCTCATGACGGAGTCCAGCAGGTCGACGGCGACGAAGTCGGCGACGGAGGGCACGGCGTCGTCGGCCAGTTCCTGCGCGGTCCGGGTCACGTCCAGGGTGCTGCCGATGCGGGCGGCAGCGTCGTTGAGCAGGGCCAGACGTTCCTGCGCCCGCCAGCGCTCGGTGACGTCGATGACCATGTACCAGACACCCACGTTCCGGCCGTGACGGTCCTTCATCGCGAAGAAGGAGGCGGAGATCGCACGGCCGGCATCCGGGTCCACGTGACTGGGGCCGCGGTACTCGAAGTCCATCACCGAAGCCCCGGTCTCCAGCACCTCACGCATCTTCTCCTCGAAGGCCTCCGCCTCCCCCTTCGGCAGTACCTCCGCCATCCGCCGGCCCAGCCGTCGCTCAAGGGGGATCTGGCGGTCCAGCGGCTCGTTCACCCACACGTACCGCAGGTCCGTGTCGAGGACGGCGATGCCGACCGGCGCGTGGGTGAGGAAGGGAGTGAGCATCAGCTGGCTCACCCCGCCGCCCGGCATGCGCCAGAAGGCCCGCTTCGGGGGCCGGCCGACGAACCTGCCGAAGACCAGCGCGGCGACCGTGGCCACCAGGACGCCCGGGACCATTTCGTACACGCCCGACTCGAGGGGGCCGAGCAGCGGATTGATCTTCTTCCACAGCAGCACGGTCGCCGCACCCGACACGATCCCGGCCATGGCTCCGGCCCACGTCATGCGCGGCCAGTACAGAGAGAGAAGGACGACCGGCCCGAAGGCGGCTCCGAAGCCTGCCCAGGCATAGGCGACGATGCCCAGCAACCCGTCGCCCCTGAGCGCGATCGCGAAGGCCACCACGGTCACGACGACCACAGCGGCGCGACCGACCCACACCAGTGCCCTGTCCGAGGCGCGCCGGTTGAGGAACGCGCGGTAGAAGTCCTCCGTGAGAGCGACGGACGACACGAGGAGCTGGCTGTCCGCGGTCGAGATGATCGCGGCCAGTACGGCGATCAGCATCACCCCGGCGCCCCAGGGATCGAACAGTGTCCGGCTCAGCGTGATGTACACCGTCTGCGGGTCGCTGAGCGGCGCGCCGCTCTGCGCGATGCCCACCAGGCCGACGAGCGTGGCGCCGGTCAGCACGACGATGACCCACCCTGTTCCGATACGGCGGGCCGTGGGGATGGCACCAGTGCTGCGGATGCCCATGAAACGGGCCAGAATGTGCGGCTGACCGAAATAGCCGAGACCCCAGGCGAGCAGGGAGGTGATCGCGACCACGCCGAGCGACCCGCCTGCCGACCACCGTCCGTCCGTGAGGTCGACACTGGCACCCATGTCCAGCAGGCCGGGTGACTTGCTGTTGAGGGTGTCGCGCAGTGCGCCGAGGCCGCCGAGCGCTCCGATGCCGACGACGGGGAGCACGAGCAGGGCGAGGAACATCAGCGTGGCCTGCATGACGTGCGTGAGGCTCACGGCGAGGAAGCCGCCCAGGCATGAGTAGACGACGATCACCAGGGCGGTCAGGGTCGCTCCGAGCCCGAATCCGACGCCGAAGATGTGCTCGAACAGCAGCCCGCCGGCGACCAGCCCACTGGCGACGTAGACGGTGAAGAACACAAGCGTGACCGCCGCCGAGACCATCCGGAGCATCCGGGTGCGGTCCTCGAACCGCTCCTCCAGATAGGCCGACAGGCTCACGGCGTTTCCCGCCCGCTCGGTGTAGGTGCGCAGCCTGGGCGCGACGAACAGCCAGTTGAGATAGGTACCGAGCATCAGACCGGCCGCGATCCAGGCGGCGCCGACGCCGGCCGCGTACACCGCGCCGGGAAACGCGAGGAACAGCCAGCCGGACATGTCGCTGGCTCCTGCGGACAGCGCGGCGACGCATGCCCTGAGTCTGCGGCCCCCGAGAGCGAAGTCGGCGAAGGTACGAGTGCGGCTGCGGGCCCAGACTCCTGTTCCGATCATGACGGCCACATACACGAGGAATATGGCCACGATCGGCGCACTCAACTCGACCATGTTGTCCTCGCCTGCGAGGTTCATGAGTACGGGCGCGACCATCGCACACCTGAGAGCCGTAGCTCCTCTTACACAAAGGTACAGATTTTCATCGATACCGGCTGTCGGTGCTGCCCGCACCGGGGCGGACACGCATGCTGCGGGAGTCTTCGCGATCGGGCTCGGGCAGCCCGATCAGGAGCAGGGTCACGTCGTCGTCATGCGTGGTCGTGTCCGGGACGAGGGTTCTCATCAGCCGCTCCGCGGCCTGGTCGAGGCTGTCCGGATCTGTGGGAGCGCCCTTCAGCGCGTCGTTGAGGGTGTGGGCGAGGATGTCGATCTGGGCCTCGATGTCGGTACCGGGCCTCTCGACCAGTCCGTCGGTGTAGAGCGCGAGAGTGGTGCCCGGCTGCAGTGGCTGGGTCGTCTGCCGGAACGGCACGTCGCCGCCGCACGAATCGTTGACGCCCAGCGGCACACCGACCGGTGCGTGCAGCAGACGAGCGGGCCCGTCGGGGGGCAGGACGATGACCGGCGGGTGTCCCGCCGAGCACAGGGTGACCTCGTGGGCACTCTGGTCTATCACCAGGTAGACGCAGGTGACGAGCTGGTCCGCCAGGTCGCCGACGAACGCGTCCAGACCGGTCATGAGACGGCTGGGCGATATGCCCGTGCGGGCGAGCGCG
Encoded proteins:
- the putP gene encoding sodium/proline symporter PutP, whose protein sequence is MVAPVLMNLAGEDNMVELSAPIVAIFLVYVAVMIGTGVWARSRTRTFADFALGGRRLRACVAALSAGASDMSGWLFLAFPGAVYAAGVGAAWIAAGLMLGTYLNWLFVAPRLRTYTERAGNAVSLSAYLEERFEDRTRMLRMVSAAVTLVFFTVYVASGLVAGGLLFEHIFGVGFGLGATLTALVIVVYSCLGGFLAVSLTHVMQATLMFLALLVLPVVGIGALGGLGALRDTLNSKSPGLLDMGASVDLTDGRWSAGGSLGVVAITSLLAWGLGYFGQPHILARFMGIRSTGAIPTARRIGTGWVIVVLTGATLVGLVGIAQSGAPLSDPQTVYITLSRTLFDPWGAGVMLIAVLAAIISTADSQLLVSSVALTEDFYRAFLNRRASDRALVWVGRAAVVVVTVVAFAIALRGDGLLGIVAYAWAGFGAAFGPVVLLSLYWPRMTWAGAMAGIVSGAATVLLWKKINPLLGPLESGVYEMVPGVLVATVAALVFGRFVGRPPKRAFWRMPGGGVSQLMLTPFLTHAPVGIAVLDTDLRYVWVNEPLDRQIPLERRLGRRMAEVLPKGEAEAFEEKMREVLETGASVMDFEYRGPSHVDPDAGRAISASFFAMKDRHGRNVGVWYMVIDVTERWRAQERLALLNDAAARIGSTLDVTRTAQELADDAVPSVADFVAVDLLDSVMRGEEPAPGPVGMAPVIRRAGQQSVREGCPEATLAVGESVRRAPLSPVTRCLLESRTLVERILDHTASPWVTEDESLGASLLGYDFRSVMVVPVRARGVTLGVATFARSRRLGPFEEDDVRLAEELVSRAAVCIDNARRFTRERTAARSMQRYLLPQDLTGGSALEVASWYLPADAPSGVGGDWFDVIPLSGARVALVVGDVAGHGINAAATMGRLRTAVRTLANLDLSPDELLAHLDDLVIGLMGAHDSDASTAAEGAAAGTAFMGATCLYAVYDPVSRRCTLARAGHLPPVVVGPDGGAEIPDLPAGPPLGLGYLPFQSVELELAEGTLIALYTDGLIASFDRDIDVALCRLTDVLAAPRPALEETGRKVIDDLLIGPPSDDAALLLARTHALARDRVVSWDLPSDPATVAHARGLAARQLTEWGISDLTFTTELIVSELVTNAIRHARGPVCLRLIRDRSLICEVSDASSTSPRLRHARTTDEGGRGLLIVAQLARRWGTRYTTTGKIIWSEQAIPDDAVA